One genomic segment of Labilithrix sp. includes these proteins:
- a CDS encoding YbbR-like domain-containing protein produces MWERIKAALTENLNLKLLSFAFALVLYSLVHGGQDARGSLSVDLEVNLPAESGDKVLVGTIPRDVRIFVRGSTQTIDNLRGGSVHMLVDLTEAPEHVIFNQKMVRLPDGVRVEVEQFEPPNIELKWEQRVTRDVPVQVSVVGSPAEGFVVKGPLTSEPKTVKVRGPQSDVMVLQFVRAEAFDVRTITADGLYPRPLAVEKPSPRLRIDPTSVVVTAEIAREVSETEFKKLAVAVVGQPKAKTTPAEVNVRLVCPPEIVKSLHQDQIVPQVDVTSKEPTGSESLPVGLHIERCEAHFTPPNVIVKW; encoded by the coding sequence ATGTGGGAGCGGATCAAGGCGGCCCTCACCGAGAACCTGAACCTCAAGCTTCTGAGCTTCGCGTTCGCGCTCGTCCTCTATTCGCTCGTCCACGGCGGGCAGGACGCGCGCGGATCGCTCTCCGTCGACCTCGAGGTGAACCTCCCCGCCGAGAGCGGCGACAAGGTCCTCGTCGGGACGATCCCGCGCGACGTGCGCATCTTCGTCCGCGGGTCGACGCAGACGATCGACAACCTGCGCGGCGGCTCGGTGCACATGCTCGTCGACCTGACGGAGGCGCCAGAGCACGTCATCTTCAACCAAAAGATGGTGCGCCTGCCCGACGGCGTGCGCGTCGAGGTCGAGCAGTTCGAGCCGCCGAACATCGAGCTCAAGTGGGAGCAACGCGTCACGCGCGACGTGCCGGTCCAGGTCTCCGTCGTCGGCTCGCCGGCGGAGGGCTTCGTCGTCAAGGGACCGCTCACGTCCGAGCCGAAGACGGTGAAGGTCCGCGGCCCGCAGAGCGACGTCATGGTGCTCCAGTTCGTGCGCGCGGAGGCGTTCGACGTCCGCACGATCACGGCGGACGGGCTCTATCCGCGGCCGCTCGCGGTCGAGAAGCCGAGCCCGCGCCTCCGCATCGATCCGACGAGCGTCGTCGTGACGGCCGAGATCGCGCGCGAGGTGAGCGAGACGGAGTTCAAGAAGCTCGCCGTCGCCGTCGTCGGCCAACCGAAGGCGAAGACCACGCCGGCCGAGGTGAACGTCCGCCTCGTCTGTCCGCCCGAGATCGTGAAGAGCCTCCATCAGGACCAGATCGTCCCGCAAGTCGACGTCACGTCGAAGGAGCCGACCGGGAGCGAGAGCCTGCCCGTCGGGCTCCACATCGAGCGGTGCGAGGCGCACTTCACGCCTCCGAACGTCATCGTCAAGTGGTGA
- the cdaA gene encoding diadenylate cyclase CdaA, with translation MLDGLRHLFAARSLTQAAIDVADLLIVAYVVYRALLVLRGTRAMQMGTGLGVIFLVYVVAKWAGFLTLFNLLSSLLSSVILIVVVVFQNDIRRGLMRVGSRAFFTGMSRQQETRVIDEVVAAATELARHRMGALICFEQDANLEEFVVGQGTTVDAQVQRELLVSMFIPEGLNKLHDGAVVIRNLRIAKAGVFFPMPDVKVLDKSLGSRHRAALGITEETDAVVVVVSEERGTISFCFNGNIVPNLDGASLKQALLGLFGQRARAKKKGGAAAAQKGRSTLVPSSGPVRVTLPPAEVIAPVTRRSSIIPEDSVPAQRVTDPTATRPMQPAPTLATPLPTPLPISNTLRPSTVPPPPKDDGE, from the coding sequence ATGCTGGACGGCCTCCGGCATCTCTTCGCTGCAAGGTCGCTGACGCAAGCGGCGATCGACGTCGCCGACCTCCTCATCGTCGCGTACGTCGTCTACCGCGCGCTGCTCGTCCTCCGCGGCACGCGCGCGATGCAGATGGGCACCGGCCTCGGCGTCATCTTCCTCGTCTACGTCGTCGCGAAGTGGGCCGGCTTCCTCACCCTCTTCAACCTGCTCTCGTCGCTCCTCTCGAGCGTCATCCTCATCGTCGTCGTCGTGTTCCAGAACGACATCCGCCGCGGCCTCATGCGCGTCGGATCGCGCGCCTTCTTCACCGGGATGTCGCGGCAGCAGGAGACGCGCGTCATCGACGAGGTCGTCGCGGCGGCGACCGAGCTCGCGCGCCATCGCATGGGCGCGCTCATCTGCTTCGAGCAGGACGCGAACCTCGAGGAGTTCGTCGTCGGTCAGGGCACGACCGTGGACGCGCAGGTCCAGCGCGAGCTCCTCGTCAGCATGTTCATCCCGGAGGGGCTCAACAAGCTGCACGACGGCGCGGTCGTCATCCGCAACCTCCGCATCGCGAAGGCCGGCGTCTTCTTCCCGATGCCGGACGTGAAGGTCCTCGACAAGTCGCTCGGCTCGCGTCACCGCGCGGCGCTCGGCATCACGGAGGAGACGGACGCCGTCGTCGTCGTCGTCTCGGAGGAGCGCGGCACGATCAGCTTCTGCTTCAACGGCAACATCGTCCCGAACCTCGACGGCGCGTCGCTCAAGCAGGCGCTCCTCGGCCTCTTCGGGCAGCGCGCGCGCGCGAAGAAGAAGGGCGGCGCGGCCGCGGCGCAGAAGGGGCGGAGCACGCTCGTGCCCTCGTCGGGCCCCGTCCGCGTGACGTTGCCGCCGGCGGAGGTCATCGCGCCGGTCACGCGCCGCTCCTCGATCATCCCGGAGGACTCCGTGCCGGCGCAGCGGGTGACGGATCCGACCGCGACGCGGCCGATGCAGCCGGCGCCGACGCTCGCGACGCCGCTGCCGACCCCGCTCCCGATCTCGAACACGCTCCGGCCCTCGACCGTCCCGCCGCCGCCGAAGGACGATGGGGAGTAA
- the folP gene encoding dihydropteroate synthase, with amino-acid sequence MAARSEKFADVIRGAVARRGAALMGICNVTPDSFSDGGRYLAASDAAARIDELIAEGADIIDVGGESTRPGSKPVPAEEQLERVLPAIRHAAARGACVSIDTASPKVAAAALDCGAHAINDVSLLTDEGLADVAGGSGAALILSHYRPAVGMRASLQEYGDVVKDVLVDWERAAERAIARGVPRSALVMDPGLGFSKTARHSLELLRRARVLVEKLDGVPVLVGASRKSFLTLIDRDAAAADRDGASIAAAIHAVHAGVRVLRVHAVRATRQAIDLDNVLGTPRRKI; translated from the coding sequence ATGGCGGCACGGAGCGAGAAATTCGCCGACGTGATCCGAGGGGCCGTGGCACGCCGCGGTGCAGCCCTGATGGGGATCTGCAACGTCACGCCGGACTCCTTCTCCGACGGCGGTCGCTACCTCGCGGCGTCGGACGCCGCGGCGCGTATCGACGAGCTCATCGCCGAGGGCGCGGACATCATCGACGTCGGCGGCGAGTCGACGCGGCCGGGCAGCAAGCCGGTGCCGGCGGAGGAGCAGCTCGAGCGCGTGCTCCCCGCGATCCGTCACGCCGCCGCGCGCGGCGCGTGCGTCTCGATCGACACGGCGAGCCCGAAGGTCGCCGCGGCCGCGCTCGACTGCGGCGCGCACGCGATCAACGACGTGTCGCTCCTCACGGACGAGGGGCTCGCGGACGTCGCGGGCGGCAGCGGCGCGGCGCTCATCCTCTCGCATTACCGGCCCGCGGTCGGAATGCGCGCGTCGCTCCAGGAGTACGGCGACGTCGTGAAGGACGTCCTCGTCGACTGGGAGCGCGCGGCGGAGCGCGCGATCGCGCGAGGGGTCCCGCGCTCGGCGCTCGTCATGGATCCCGGCCTCGGCTTCTCGAAGACGGCGCGCCACAGCCTCGAGCTGCTCCGCCGCGCGCGCGTCCTCGTCGAGAAGCTCGACGGCGTGCCGGTCCTCGTCGGCGCGAGCCGCAAGTCGTTCCTCACCCTCATCGATCGCGACGCCGCGGCCGCCGATCGCGACGGCGCGTCCATCGCCGCCGCGATCCACGCCGTTCACGCCGGCGTCCGTGTCCTCCGCGTCCACGCCGTGCGCGCGACGCGCCAGGCGATCGATCTCGACAACGTCCTCGGCACCCCGCGGAGGAAGATCTGA
- a CDS encoding winged helix-turn-helix transcriptional regulator has product MPKELPPSVDDCAEMSLQCACHNLRRASRAMTQLFDAHFDEIGLKATQFTVLAALAWSADRPMPIGELAEMLVLDQSSLSRNLAVLERLGLLKLEPSPSDRRERLVRLTRSGRATLTRGYPIWKKAQAAIATALNDDLTRHLKLLHKLTRIALTQRRGFAPTPHPRHGPRAARSGRFAPAFAAASGAPSRRPH; this is encoded by the coding sequence ATGCCGAAGGAGCTGCCGCCGAGCGTCGACGACTGCGCGGAGATGAGCCTCCAGTGCGCGTGTCACAACCTCCGCCGTGCCTCCCGCGCGATGACGCAGCTCTTCGACGCCCACTTCGACGAGATCGGCCTGAAGGCGACGCAGTTCACCGTCCTCGCAGCGCTCGCATGGTCGGCCGATCGTCCGATGCCGATCGGCGAGCTCGCCGAGATGCTCGTGCTCGATCAGTCCTCGCTCTCACGCAACCTCGCCGTGCTCGAGCGCCTCGGCCTCCTCAAGCTCGAGCCCAGCCCCTCCGACCGCCGCGAACGCCTCGTCCGCCTCACGCGCTCCGGCCGCGCCACCCTCACCCGCGGCTACCCGATCTGGAAAAAAGCCCAGGCCGCCATCGCCACCGCCCTCAACGACGACCTCACCCGCCACCTAAAGTTGCTACACAAACTAACGCGCATAGCTCTTACTCAACGTCGGGGCTTCGCCCCGACACCCCACCCCAGACACGGCCCTCGCGCTGCGCGCTCGGGGCGCTTCGCGCCCGCTTTCGCGGCCGCTTCTGGGGCCCCGTCGAGGCGCCCGCACTAA